From Flaviflexus ciconiae:
AGGACCTGGTGAAGATTCGCCAGTTCATCGAAGGCAACTACGAGGTGGAGGGTGACCTTCGCCGCGAGGTTCAGGCCGACATCCGTCGCAAGATCGAAATTGGCAGCTACCAGGGTATCCGCCACCGTCGCGGCCTGCCCGTCCGCGGCCAGCGCACCAAGACCAACGCACGCACGCGTAAGGGTCCGAAGCGCACCGTTGCAGGCAAGAAGAAGTAGTTCGCGCTAGCGAACCGATGATCTCAAGGAGAATGTAGATAATGCCCCCCAAGTCACGTACTGCTGCTCGCCCGCGTCGGGCGATGCGCAAGAACATTGTTAACGGACAGGTCCACATCAAGTCGACCTTCAATAACACCATCGTTACCATCACCGACCCGACCGGTGCCGTCCTCGCGACCGCATCGTCCGGCATGATGGGTTTCAAGGGCTCTCGTAAGTCCACCCCTTACGCTGCACAGCTCGCCGCCGAGACGGCTGCTCGTCGCGCCATGGA
This genomic window contains:
- the rpsK gene encoding 30S ribosomal protein S11, producing the protein MPPKSRTAARPRRAMRKNIVNGQVHIKSTFNNTIVTITDPTGAVLATASSGMMGFKGSRKSTPYAAQLAAETAARRAMETGLKKVDVFVKGPGSGRETAIRTLTANGLEVTSIQDVTPQAHNGCRPPKRRRV